A stretch of DNA from Planococcus antarcticus DSM 14505:
GCTCACCCATTCCTAATGTATAAAAATCATAAATCATGTGGCGCATATCGGGATTATCGATTTTATTGACGGCCAGAATCACCGGTTTTTTTGCACGGTATAAAATTCGTGCTACTTGTTCATCCTGAGCAGTGACACCATCACGTCCGTTGACTAGAAAGATGATAACATCTGCTTCGTCCATAGCAATTTCTGCCTGTTGACGGATTTGTTCAAGGAATGGCTCGTCACGAAGATCGATGCCTCCTGTATCTATAATATTAAATTCGTGTGTCAGCCAATCTGCCGAGCTGTAAATGCGGTCACGCGTTACTCCTGGAATATCTTCCACTATGGAAACTCGTTCTCCTACCACGCGATTGAATATCGTGGACTTACCAACGTTCGGCCGGCCAACTATTGCTACTACCGGTTTTGACATAATTCATTCATCCTTCCACTTCTGATATGCCTATTATACACGAAAAAGGCGATGGCATCTCTTAAATGTCCATCCCCTTCAAATGTGAAATATTCAGTTTTTCCCAGGGTTTGCATAAGATGCCGTGCTGTAGCCTCTTGCGCTGAGATATTGCGCCAATTCTCCGGTGATAACTGCCGGACATTTCTGCAGATCTGCCAGATTTTCAGCACCAAGAGCTGTCATCATCATCGCTAGATCCTCATAAAGCGCCTGCACATCACTGATCAATTGTTTTTCGCCTTGATGCATCGCTGTCTTCAAAAACGATCCTGCAAGGCCTACTGAATCAGCTCCCAAAAAAAATGCTTTGATTATGTCCTGGGCATCCTGAATGCCGCCTGAAGCGAGCACCGTTTTGCCAAAGACACTCTTCACTTCCACAATCGCTGCCGCTGTTGGAATGCCCCAGTCTTCAAAATAGGCCAACTTTTTTTTGCGGCGCTCATTTTCAATCAGTGCAAAATTCGTTCCACCAAAACCACTGACATCAATTGCAGAAATACCCGTATGCTTTAATTTTTCTGCCGTTTCACGCGACACGCCAAAGCCAGTTTCTTTAATAATTACAGGAACGTGAAGCTGCTCTGCAATCGCCTGTATGCGTTCAAGTGCTCCGCGAAAATCGCGGTCACCTTCGGGCATGGTAAGCTCCTGCACGACATTGAGGTGGATTTGCAGAGCATTTGCTTCAATCATATCAACCGCTTCCCGTGCCTGATGAATCGTTGCTTCGCTGCCAAGATTGGCGAACAGAATACCATCTGGATTTTCTTTCCTGACAATAGCATAGGATTGTCGCTCGCTGCGGTCTTTGAGCGCAGCCATTTGCGATCCGACAGCCATGGCTGCCCCTGTTTCCTTGGCAACCCGGGCAAGCAAACCATTCAACTGTTCAGTGTCCCTGCCGCCACCGCCCGTCATCGCATTAATAAAAACAGGTGATTTTAAGTTCAAATCACCTGTTTTTGGTTTTATGTTGATATCGGAAACCGCTGAATCAGGCAAAGCCTGATGGACAAACCGAATATCATCAAACATGTTCTTCTTGCTTTGTCCTGTAGATAAAGCAAATTGTATATGATCCATCTTGCGTTCGGCTCTCGACATATTATTCGGATTTAAACCCTTTTAGTTTATCACCGATCACATCGCTAATTGAGAATCCAGTCGACTCTTCAGGCATATTGTAATTCGAGAAATCCTGGTCACCTTCTTTTTCCTTCAATTCCTTAATGCTGAGAGACAAACGCTTGTCAGTCTTATTAACTTCAAGCACTTTGACCTGTACTTCTTCACCTTCTGTCAACACTTCATTCGGTGTGGCGATATGCTTATGTGCAATTTGAGAAATATGGACCAAGCCTTCAACGCCAGACAGAACTTCCACGAATGCACCATAGCTGACAAGTCGCTTGACCATTCCGGTATGCACAGAACCTTTAGGCGCCTTT
This window harbors:
- the fni gene encoding type 2 isopentenyl-diphosphate Delta-isomerase — translated: MDHIQFALSTGQSKKNMFDDIRFVHQALPDSAVSDINIKPKTGDLNLKSPVFINAMTGGGGRDTEQLNGLLARVAKETGAAMAVGSQMAALKDRSERQSYAIVRKENPDGILFANLGSEATIHQAREAVDMIEANALQIHLNVVQELTMPEGDRDFRGALERIQAIAEQLHVPVIIKETGFGVSRETAEKLKHTGISAIDVSGFGGTNFALIENERRKKKLAYFEDWGIPTAAAIVEVKSVFGKTVLASGGIQDAQDIIKAFFLGADSVGLAGSFLKTAMHQGEKQLISDVQALYEDLAMMMTALGAENLADLQKCPAVITGELAQYLSARGYSTASYANPGKN